In Festucalex cinctus isolate MCC-2025b chromosome 1, RoL_Fcin_1.0, whole genome shotgun sequence, the sequence gaactggtctggtcctgggataacaaaccatgaatttttaatgattttttaaaattagcaataatagtcgagatttaatttttcaaatgagttttattttgaaatgcaacatcagattttgttcaaagtagtttggctggatacctggggtgctgtagtgtcccttagaactggtctggtcctgggataacaaaccatgaatttttaatgatttttttaaatcagcaataatagtcgagatttaaattttcaaatgagttttattttgaaatgcaacatcaggtttgttgaaagtagtttggttggatacctgggatggtgtagtgtccctcagaactggtctggttctggaataacaacccgttatttttttatgattctttattttaaaccataaaccaggtgttgcgcagcttttattttgaaggtggccagcgcaggggcacgtcggcacgttaccgtaatacacagtattaacaatcgttgaggcggctggcttgacttcgtcttttcgagtggcggctggcctgaccgcagtaaTATACTGGAGGATGCATTCTTTTTCCCTACATGGTCCATGTATAAAATAACAAGGTATACTGCATTAATATTACAGTGAACTGCACTTATAATGCACTAGTCTTATGATGAAACATCGACTTAGAACTAGTTGAATATTGGTACCTTTATTGTGTCACTAAGCACGTACCGTGCACGAAGCAACTTTGTGAGGGTCGCACTCGCAGGAAgcctgccacacaaaaaaaaaacaaaaaaacctacaGATGTGCTGACTGCTTGACGGCATATCACTTCCCTCGTTCACCCATTCGTTACAAAGGCGTAAATCGAACGTCTCCGACTCTACGCGCGGTTCCTTCTGTTATGGCAGAAGCTGCAAAGCAACCAAAGAAACGAAGGGTTTTGTCAGAGgacacaaaaagaagaaaaagggaaTCTGGCCggataaaaggacagtcaagAATAAACATCGGCCCGGCTTTCTCTCGGTGGCGTGATCTCAAAGACGACGAGGGATTTCCGACCGACGCTGCCTTGGCTCTGTTCCTGCTGGACTAGTAAGTAGCTTTCGATGCTCAAATCAAAAAACGACAACGCTAAAGTTAGCTATCGGAAATCTGCGTGTTAGCAATACATAGCCATCAGCTTAGTAGTTAGCAGTTCCATATATTGTCACGGCCAACCATGCAACAAACTCAAAATAATTGTGTCAGTAGTGAGTTTGTGTACGTGACCATAGTTTCTGATGATATTTTGGCTGCTTCCGTGGATAATCTTAATTATTCGTCCACCATCCTGTCAATCTGGAGACATATTTACGTAACGCGgtcgtgtgtgcgcgtgctcaatagctgcgcatgcgcacttcgagtgtaCTGTTTAGCCGGTGAGCTTCGATTTCATCCATTCATTGTAGGTTCCACCGATCTCACAGCGTACTTTGGAAATGGCTGAGAGTCGCAAGAGGAAACCTGTCTATGAAGTTTATGAGAAGAAGAGAAAGGCCTCGGAAGAGAGAAATAAGACCAGAGTGTTTTTGGGAGATTCTTTCGAGCGATGGCGTGCGTTGAAAGCACAAATTGGACTTCCCACTGATGCCTCAGTTGCAAAGTTTCTCCTCGACAGGTAACTTtgaatttttaataatttgagtAATTAGTTCGGGGAAGTACGGAGCCCTAGGTGACATGatagaaagaaacaaaaaacattgcgTTCCCTCCCTATCATGTCACCTCCGTTGAACTCGCGCACGCTCCCGACATTTGATAGGTTGTGTTGGACTTGGaaaagggaaacctccaaaaccaacaggattgcggccctcgaggactggagtttgacacCTATAATACCCACTTTTTCtattatcgctcagttccttagaccccaatattagatttggcagaggcatctgttgttgaattacaggtataattctttaattaaaaaaaaatgtacaagtttcctcctgtaaacatcactaAGCATGTAAtttatactagtgttgttccgataccgttttttggccaccgatacccagctttgcggtttcggccgatactgatactataccgatacttacgttttttgttttttttttccccctcaacatgaaaaaggtgtcctgccattggccattggttcagagcatttaagggccaataggatatattagatcggcatgcagtgaacatgtcacatatcagtgaatgtcgtgcacgagcaagacacaagatgcttcatccaaaatcctatattagcgttggaattaatgttatcggcatgttacttgtgagtagtcaccgataccgataccactgttttaatgcagtatcggcacctctgccgataccagtatcggtatcggaacaacactaatttatacatgtatttaaggcaagttgtaaaatgtctgaagtccttttATGTACGTTTAACAAATTcgaaacatcataaatcatactgtttctactaagttATGTCACAAATGTTCTCCAtttttgatactgtaaatcaCATTTCTCAAAATCCGGTCCTCCAGGGCCAGAGCCCTGCATGTTTTACCGCTTtttctactccaacacacctcattcaatgatcaggatcattataaGACGACTGCAGAGCtggctgatgagcttaaatatgaatcagcagtGTTGAACGTGGAAAACCTCCAAAATGGGTGGCCAAGTTCGCTCCTCGAGAgctcctatccagcctgttttccatgtttctctccagtaacacacctgattcatgatcaggatctttatcaggcttctgcaaagcttgctaattagctgatcattagattctgctgcgctgaaggagggagacgtggaaaacaggctggataggggctctcgagaaaaaaataatttggccACTAgtgctctaaaacatgcaggactcagacccttgaggaccggactttgacaccactgcatgccaagaaacgtttcatgggagtagtaatatggcggccttgcggcttcaaaagtcttaacTTGTCAGCTATCCAGTAGTATATACAGATTAATGAACAGGTAGGACAGTCTTGCgcatgagcattttttttgaaaatgcaaCAGACCTCTCTGTTGTGACTTGAAGTAATAGTTACAGAGAAAAATGGGatgcttgtgtttttgttgactacAGTGATTGCAAAAGAAATCAAACTGTGTTGCTTGCTCAAAATAAtcagtaaaacaaaaaccctgTGCAATGTGCATCGAGTTATGACTTTTCATAGCCCTGCTTATCAATATACTTTGCATCGAGTGCAGCTAATATTACAGAGAATGTTCCATGattaaaattctacatgtaaagtttATTTGTGTGCCGTGAATGTCCTTAATAGATCACTTCAGTAGCACCAAGCACTTAACTTTGAAGGTTACAAACTCGGGTAGAAAGTACACTTGCATTTTAAAGTCAGTCTGATGATAGCAAGCTATTTTTCTTGTTGTCTGACTATTTGACTTCGTGTTGTTCCAATTTCTTTCCCATGTTGTCTATTTACACCTGATGTTGTATCGCTGATTATTATTAACTTCTTATCTTATAATTCTTTAGAAAAATATAAGAGGCATTTTATTACATTGTGTGATGTAGTACCATTTATTTCCAGTGTGTGTAATTTTGTGTTTCTCTTCTTACTTATTTCTCTACAGCTATCAACAAAGCAACAGCAAAGCAAACAAGCAACACCTCCAACCACCACAGCCTATAGTTTCCAGCATAAAAAAAGAGTCGGACCTTGTTAGGTACTTATGTTTTTTCCTGGTTTCCAGGAcctggtttttgtttgttttagactatgttgaatattttccaatATGTCCTGTTTTCTATTTTGACTCAGTGAAGATCTGAAAGTCGATGTCCAAATCCCAGAAAAAGCCATTAAGACAGAAGAAGTTGGCGTGTTAGAGGCCAGGTGAGTTTCTGTAAATGAAGTTTTGGTAGATGGTGTGAGCTCCTGGTCATCTCAATGGCAACACTTGCTGAGTTTTTCACAACACTGACATACTGTGTTCCGCCATTCACCaacgctcccatgctgtttgctCATGGATTTCGGCACATTGCACAGGACTCACATGGAACACTATGTTGAGTGGTGCAGGACAGTAGGGGAATGACTCCTGCCACAAACAGTGcatcacagtttttgctctCCCTGAGACTAAATGTTGATTGCTTGAATAAATGTTGACCGaatgaatgtaaatatttattttttctttcgatTAGTCTACTTACATTTACAATATACTGCAGCATGCATTCTCATCGTAAAAGCCGAGACAAATTTGTCACTGTCATTTTTTAATTGCTAAAAGCCTATttagtaattaaaaaatggcagtGACAATAAACATTCGCATAGAGGAATTTTAGTAATAAATGTAAGCTTCCTGTATGTAAAGTTCTCCATAGAATCTGTAGAGGAAACAATACAATGtgaagaaacaaataaatacttgtAGTAGTAATTTCCCTGACAGACTTAACTgtatatttgtgaaaattgtgtaGCATTCAAGCAATGCTGCGGCATGTTCCTGCTGTATCTGGGCGTCTATCTCTCTCCTGTGAAATTATCCAACATAATGTTTTATTGATCGGTTTCAAGGCTCTAAATGCTGACAAGTCAGATGACCAGAGGTAAACGTTCTGATATTGTTTAGACACAATTAGATTCATTTCCTTATCGCTATTCATCCTTCACATAGCCACTGGAAACAGAAATGTAATTCAGTCCAACTGAGGGCAACCAGGAGATCAGGATGCCACTCATGACTATGCACTGGTCcgcatgggaaatgtggtcttacTTCAGGCAAAACACTACTGCTTTTGTCCACACGGCACTGCAAGAATCAATGAGAAGTAAAACTTCTTAagttttgttaacctttttttaCTCAACACATTTGCGCAAATGGTCTAGTCAATAGGGTGATCACTGATCAGTATTGTAGCAGCATGTTTCATGGGTGAAAGGGAAGTTCTCCCAATTCAAGAAAGGCAAGCAGCTTTCTAAAGATGAACTGCGGTGGAGAAAAGTCTTCCTCATCATAGAAGCGCAAGCTCACTGAGCAAAAGTCTTTCTAGGCCCAGAAAAGCCACTGGCGAAAACTCATAAGGTATTTATTGTCATCGTCCTTTTTTATAGTATGTTATATTTTAGCGGTGTTTGTGTCtgtctgtttgttttatttatatactgtatactgtcaaatgcaaaacaaatacCCCCCTTTTGGGTAAATTGAGGTTTCATTTTATGTTATCTTTAGGCAAGACCGTGTGAGGCAGCAAAAGCTGGCACTCCTTTAGGTCCAGTGACTTCACTATCATTCAGCCAACGCAGGGCCAACAGAGTTGGCAAGACACAAAGTGACTCGTCCCTTGCAAAGAAATTTTGGATTGTAGCAGGCTTGGGcactagtacttttttttttttttttttttttttttttttttgacagagttGGAAATGTCACTATGGaaagttttttccccacattatCTCTGGAAAACAGGCTTCTAAAACTCAGCACAACTCTGCTTGGCACAATGAATACGATTCATCAGGAAGTTCCAGTGCAGGTGAGAAACACCACAGAACACGATCAGTTTTCAACACTGTTTACTTCTGGCAGTGCCCTGCTGACAGTTTATGCAGGTAAAGAGAAGAAAAACGTGTTTTTACTGTCATCACAAACTACACGAATTTGAAATGTGGTGTTGATGTGCTTGATCAAAAACTGTGTGCAGGAACACGGAGGTGGCCTGTAGCAGTCTTCTACGACATCCTGGTCATTCTCGCTGCAAATGCCCGCGTTCGGTACAAGACATGTACAGGTTCAAGATGAAAGTTCCAGCATAAGCTTGTGATTGAACGGGAAATTGCCCACATGCAGGAACTCGCACAGGACAGAAAGAGGAAGGAGACCCGACGTGAAACAAGAAGGCTTTCTGAAGGGAAAACAACATGCCTGTCTGTTAGAGTTGCAACAGAAATTGCAGTACTGAGAAATGTGCCATTGCCACTTTTTGGGAAATTTAGGAAAGGATTTCCGTTCATGTataataaaagaacaaaacactACACATAAGGAACTCACAAGTTGTTTATTATTGGAATTTATCATGTATAtttttctgatttatttatttatttttgactgaaGTTATTTGTTTTCGTGTTAGTTATGAATCATTACCATTCAATTTAGTCCAGGGTTGCCCGACACTGGTCCTCAAGATCTATTATCATGCATGTTTCAGATGTTTCCCTCTTCCATCACACCTGAACTGATCCAAAACATGCAGGAAAATACTAAATAGATTGTGTGGATCATAGTTAGGCAGCCCTCATATAAGCTATCCTTTCATTTGTCATTGAGATGCCTCCAGAAACATCATTTTGACACAAGATGCATTGACATATGAATGTGTAAATCATACTTGCCCTTGGTTTCGAGTATGTTCTAATCACGCCATTGGATCAGCAGATTTTGAGAATTGACTCGGAGGGTGTGGGCTGGGGTCCATGCAGTTTTCAAGTCTGAGCCCCAGTCAATAGGGTGATCACCACAACCGAAATGTGAGAAGAGGAAGAGGGCCTTGCAGCAGCAACAGAAAATACCAGttttaaagctgctctctgtaGGAATTGCCTAAATGTAGCCTAAAATGAGCCTTTTTTTATCTGACCATTTATGacagaaacattttcaaatgaggattttaacaccttagctgtccACAGTGGGTACTCCAGCATCCATATAACCTTTGTATATAGTCAAGTACCTCAGCTTTGAGGAACACACGGTACTGATATGATGGAGAAGGGTTTAGATTAGAAGATCACTATTGAATGACTATTTTCTATCTTTCCTTAAGCTCGTCCCTCATGCCCTGTGACTCTTCCCACCTTGGAAAAAACGTTTCCATCCCTGTCATCAACCAGTGGGCCACCATCACCGACCACCTGGGCGAAGTCAAACTTTTCCGCAGGTAATCACAATGGTAGCATATAACGGAATACAGTGAATTCATGCTAGCATAGTGACTAAGCCCTACTGCGAATAGCGAACCCGCAAGTAAATTTGTGGTTCCGACAGGAGGAGTTTCCACAGTTTTGAGCAACTTTCCACCGAGATCAGCCTCAACTCGGACTCTCAGAGGACAGATGAGAGGCAGAATGGAGACGCTGCCTGGACTTCGGGAGGTAGCGTATGAGTATGACATGCTGCTTATCACAATTATGTTTAGCTTCATTCATATTAACCCTATAAAGCtaaacgtatcatattaaatacaaaacattttgagccctctatttcatgagtataatataCTTCTCCGAATTTAAACCCtgatgtatatgatctgacacatgcattgcatggataatccattagagggcagtatcacccagctgatggcttttcagCAACCTTGCAAAATTGCCCCAATTAAGAAAGGAGAGATGCCTATacttaatagtgggaaatgttctttctaattttttggaaatactaatatgtttgataggtctgtgtattatatttttgacagttataaatgtatgaatttaaagcacTGTGACCAAATGAATCAAATATCAAAAAATCAAGTCATATGtgggttgatttaaaaaaaaaaaataaaaataaatgtttattttttttctcaaaaagacCAATAaatctatttacaaagaatctcATATATTCAGGCTTTAGAGTTAACAATGCCAACACATGTTCACATAACTGGtaaattacagtatatgcagTTAAATCCATGCAACTAGGTTGTAGTTAGGCACATTAGGAGGTGGATTGCCAATTACCACGTTTTTTTTAGTGCCATCTGGTGAATCTGGTGGGTCACTGCCCCACTTGGCCCCAGGCCAAGAACCattggtcatgaaaaaaaatgtgaaaataaaaattcctcaaACGGCAACAAAACGGGGTtctgactgtaaaaaaaaaaaaagagctaaaaaTTCCGAGAACCTGATGTGGAACCGCAACCTTGTACAACTGCATGCTTACTGTGTCCTTTCAGGAAAGGACAATACGCCGTCCATGTTGGGCCTTTGCGGCTCTCTGGCCTCGCTGCCGAGCTCCAAGTCGCTGACCAGCCTCAAGTCCAGCGAGTGTCTGGTCAACATCAGCGCCGAGCCCAGCCCTGCACTCTCCCCCAGCTAGGAGAACCCCCCCCCTCCCTGCCCGCCCGCCCCTCCTTGCCTTCCAACTTCATCCCTCCCACCCGGACCAACCGCCAATGTCTCCGTGAATGTACAGCAGGAATTGTGGTCATTATTATCCTCGACTCGCTCTCTGTTTTCTCTCCTATATTTATTTGTCTTTCGGACATCACAACACCACAATTCACACGTCAATACTGGAAAACCAAAACACAGCAGCATTGGATGTGACGTGTCGCTTCCTATTTCAGCCTGTTTCCTTCTTTGTACGCTTCACACCTGAGATAATTAATACTATTACGATTGTTTTGTGTTGCAATAAATTGCCTTTTACATGATGATATGCTCCTGATTTATGTACAGGAATTTTGTTTAACTAattgtgatattacattcaataattatatatgaaccgaatctaccaaatgacagaatagactccctactttttgtcccgtcccgttcttttataattgacagtagaaaaatgtaggtttgccaaaatacagccatttcttctatggactctgaaactgtttatttcgtataaaatggggcaatgatgtcatctaccggtggttgggcatcagtaaagttgtttccaagtttgatatttacagtggagcatgctcagattcgcccccatttagcaccgctctaaaaaatacaattgacaagtatacttgtcaaaggcagtgttAAAAGGAATCAGCAACTTGATGGCACAAGTGCTCTGGCTCCATCTAATGGCAAACAGTAAAAACCATTCCACAGGCCACTCTAGTAGGAACACCGAGACCGCATGTCAAATTAGTATGATCTGTATTCATTATGCTCAACCATAATCCAAAGGCAGACAAAACAGACTGGACATGTTGCAAGTTATTTGTAGGGCACGatataaacatttaataagCATTAATCACTATTTTTCCCATGAGAACCCAAATGTAATTTacgttttaaaaaatgcattcattttccatcgtttaacttttttattttgatgttttggaaaaatatttattggAATTTTAATCCCATTAAAATGTCACATAatttgaaaatatataaaatctaTTTGTTTCAGTAATTTTCTTACCTCACAGGCAAATGGCATCTAGTATTCAAATTAagctttattgttttaaatttgtacTAATTGTCCTCATCCTCAAGgggaaattaaatatatttttgaaatattgaataaattatCTCAAGGATTATTTCTAAAAAGTaaaactttttgaaaaaaaatagcttttagtgtttatttttcaagtacatcATAACATTTGGACAGTTGCTTTTTGATGGTCTGTGACCATATTATATATACAATCTGTGTATTATGTACTTGAATGCTTAGCACAAACATGAACTTTCCCCCAATCAACTACATGTAGGTTGATTAGACTTGTCTGCATAGACGCACACAAAGGCCATACAAtcgtaaaagaaaaagaagtggGTTGGACCTCCAAACTTTTTAGGGGTGTAGATGACGACCAATAGGAGCTAGTTTTTCTTGCACCAACCAACCAGATGCCAGACGACCCAAAACTTTTGCATGGTGTCGCGACTCTTGTTGTCACTTGTGTTGGGAGCAAGTAGACTTCACACcacaagaggaaaagaaaacatcTGACAGTAAActaccatgggactttgagagcATCAGTGCGCGTGAACAGAAGAGAAGTGCGTGCGCGTGCTCGTGTGCATGTGCGAGTGAATTCATTGGACTTTGTGTGAGGGATGTCGGGCCGAAGTGGAGCAGCTCCTCGCGGGTGCAGCAACTCCAACGTGCCGCTGCTGCCCCTTCGGGCCACGGTGCCCTACCAGCTGCTCCTCAAGACTGGTAAAaaaacacacgtacacacacacacacacacttaatcTCTTCATAAATATGCATTAATATTTCGCTGTAAAATGTTAGGAATGAGATGCAAAATAACTGATGAAACAAAGAAACTGGAAAAATGCCTCAGTTataccaaacaaaaataattaaataatttaaattttgtTATTGAAGCGGCTAGAAGGATTATTATAATATAGATTTCATCACTGTCCGATTACAATTTTGCACTAGTTAGTTAGGCCTACATGTGTTTACGTATACCACTTTTACAGCTATAGTTTTCTTCCAATATACACATCGTCTGTATCACGATACAATCGATATCAATGTAATTAAAGTACATGTTGTAATCACATTGTGAGTTATGCTGTCATTTGCAGTTTGATATCGTACAATTTCTGTATTGTGATGAAATCTAATGCGTCATTGGAAAATTATTGAGAAGTAATTACATCCTATGAATACAAATTCCCACCCGGGGCCCTTAAGAGATATCATGATGTATCAGCcgtgtttttttgtccaatgtTTCTCGCAGTGGC encodes:
- the LOC144000424 gene encoding uncharacterized protein LOC144000424: MAEAAKQPKKRRVLSEDTKRRKRESGRIKGQSRINIGPAFSRWRDLKDDEGFPTDAALALFLLDYYQQSNSKANKQHLQPPQPIVSSIKKESDLVSEDLKVDVQIPEKAIKTEEVGVLEARTHMEHYVEWCRTVGE